A region of Geobacillus sp. 46C-IIa DNA encodes the following proteins:
- a CDS encoding transglycosylase domain-containing protein: MEVQSRQQVRQTRRRQRWLRILFAIAFVLAAAVAALEWAIDRQNIAALEKPLPAATVIYDEHGRVASKLAAANTEEVPIERVPNHFLQAIVATEDQRFYEHNGVDYWGILRAVWRNIRAGAWVEGGSTITQQLAKNVFLTNEKTLARKWNEWLIAQKMERTYSKKEILEMYINRIYFGAGAWGVASAAKTYFGKDVSELTLSESAMLAGLVKAPSALSPLRHYDKAIARRNVVLSLMKEQGYIDDQEWIAAKNEHIAIRQEPKRDPYAGKYPYYVDELIREAMTRYGLTQSDVLSGGLRIYTELDPDMQQALEAVYADDSLFPSSPDDVPVQSGAVLLDPKTGGVKALVGGRGRHVFRGFNRATELRRQPGSALKPLAVYTPALEQGYGPFSPLKDEPLDFGGYRPQNYDHTYRGTVTMYEAVIHSLNVPAVWLLNEIGLDKGMDALHRFGLPLEKEDRQLGIALGGMSRGVSPLEMAEAYAVFASDGVRPDGHLITKIVDAYGRKVAEWKPQRTIVTSEKVAQQMTLLLQGVIREGTGKRAAIPGRELAGKTGSTEMTVPGIDGVKDQWMVGYTPQLVGALWLGYDRPDRKHYLTTTSGETAAVIFRRIMEKALAGQPAVRFSLPLVKQEERGRKKRGQRASEPAPSKVKEKKEKPHPPGHEKGKNKKEKKEKKHGKRHGGKHE; encoded by the coding sequence ATGGAGGTGCAGAGCAGGCAGCAAGTAAGACAAACAAGGCGAAGACAGCGCTGGCTGCGGATATTGTTTGCGATTGCCTTCGTTTTGGCAGCCGCCGTTGCCGCGCTCGAGTGGGCGATTGACCGGCAAAACATTGCCGCACTCGAGAAGCCGCTGCCGGCAGCGACGGTCATTTATGACGAACATGGCCGCGTGGCAAGCAAACTCGCGGCGGCGAACACCGAAGAAGTGCCGATTGAGCGCGTGCCGAATCACTTTCTTCAGGCCATTGTCGCGACGGAAGACCAGCGCTTTTACGAGCATAACGGCGTCGACTACTGGGGAATTTTGCGTGCTGTATGGCGCAATATCCGCGCCGGGGCGTGGGTCGAAGGCGGCAGTACGATCACCCAGCAGCTGGCGAAAAACGTCTTTTTGACGAATGAAAAAACATTAGCGCGCAAATGGAACGAATGGCTAATCGCGCAAAAAATGGAGCGCACGTACAGCAAAAAAGAAATTTTAGAAATGTACATCAACCGCATTTATTTTGGCGCTGGGGCTTGGGGAGTGGCCAGCGCCGCGAAAACGTATTTCGGCAAAGACGTTTCCGAACTGACGCTAAGCGAATCGGCGATGTTGGCCGGTCTCGTAAAAGCGCCCTCCGCCTTATCGCCGCTCCGTCATTACGACAAGGCCATCGCACGGCGCAACGTGGTGCTGTCGCTGATGAAAGAGCAAGGCTATATCGACGATCAGGAGTGGATCGCCGCGAAAAACGAACATATTGCCATCAGGCAGGAGCCAAAGCGTGACCCGTATGCCGGGAAGTATCCATATTATGTCGATGAGCTGATCCGCGAAGCGATGACGCGCTACGGGCTGACGCAAAGCGATGTCCTTTCCGGCGGACTGCGCATTTACACAGAGCTTGACCCGGACATGCAGCAGGCGCTTGAAGCTGTGTATGCGGACGATTCACTGTTTCCGTCAAGCCCGGATGATGTGCCTGTCCAAAGCGGCGCGGTGCTGCTCGATCCGAAAACAGGCGGGGTGAAGGCGCTTGTCGGCGGCCGCGGCCGCCATGTGTTCCGCGGCTTTAACCGCGCCACTGAGCTTAGGCGCCAACCGGGGTCAGCGCTTAAGCCGCTCGCCGTGTATACGCCGGCGCTCGAACAAGGGTACGGGCCATTTTCGCCGCTTAAAGACGAGCCGCTTGATTTCGGCGGCTATCGTCCGCAAAACTACGATCACACGTACCGCGGCACGGTGACGATGTATGAAGCGGTCATCCATTCGCTCAACGTGCCGGCCGTCTGGCTGTTAAACGAAATCGGCCTCGACAAAGGGATGGATGCGCTGCACCGGTTCGGCTTGCCTTTGGAAAAAGAGGACCGCCAGCTCGGCATTGCGCTCGGCGGCATGTCCCGCGGCGTCTCGCCGCTCGAGATGGCTGAGGCGTACGCTGTATTTGCCAGCGATGGCGTCCGCCCGGACGGCCATCTTATTACGAAAATCGTCGACGCCTATGGCCGCAAGGTGGCGGAATGGAAGCCGCAGCGAACGATCGTCACGTCCGAAAAAGTGGCACAGCAAATGACGTTGTTGCTCCAAGGCGTCATCCGTGAAGGAACCGGGAAGCGCGCCGCCATCCCTGGACGGGAGCTTGCCGGCAAAACCGGATCGACGGAAATGACGGTTCCCGGCATCGACGGAGTGAAAGACCAATGGATGGTCGGCTATACGCCGCAGCTCGTCGGCGCGCTTTGGCTCGGTTATGACCGTCCGGATCGCAAGCATTATTTGACGACGACGAGCGGGGAAACGGCGGCGGTCATTTTCCGCCGCATCATGGAGAAGGCGCTGGCCGGCCAGCCGGCTGTTCGTTTTTCGCTGCCGCTCGTGAAACAAGAGGAACGGGGGCGCAAAAAGCGCGGGCAAAGAGCGTCTGAACCCGCGCCGTCAAAGGTGAAGGAAAAGAAGGAAAAACCGCATCCGCCCGGTCATGAAAAAGGAAAAAACAAAAAAGAGAAAAAAGAAAAAAAGCACGGAAAAAGGCATGGCGGCAAGCATGAATAG
- a CDS encoding MarR family winged helix-turn-helix transcriptional regulator, protein MEGISRDIMYAIFRAQKALYRLIREDAARVGITEVQLMVLYTLLKKEHIRLNDLAEKLNLSNSNVSGTVDRLVGAGLVIREPSKRDRRAVILSLTEKGKETVFAAFGEQSVLRQRLQRIQELVPPEEIEQFLRLQEKVKTILLGEE, encoded by the coding sequence ATGGAAGGAATCAGTCGAGACATTATGTACGCCATTTTTCGGGCGCAAAAGGCGCTCTACCGCCTGATCCGCGAGGATGCGGCCCGCGTCGGGATTACGGAAGTGCAGCTGATGGTGCTGTATACGTTGCTGAAAAAAGAGCATATCCGTCTAAACGATTTGGCGGAAAAGCTGAACTTAAGCAACAGCAATGTAAGCGGCACGGTCGACCGGCTCGTTGGCGCCGGGCTCGTCATCCGCGAACCATCTAAACGAGACCGGCGCGCTGTGATTTTAAGTTTGACGGAAAAAGGGAAAGAGACGGTGTTTGCTGCGTTTGGCGAACAATCGGTGCTGCGCCAGAGGCTTCAACGCATTCAGGAGCTCGTCCCGCCAGAGGAAATTGAACAGTTTTTGCGGCTGCAAGAAAAAGTAAAAACCATTTTACTCGGGGAGGAATAA
- a CDS encoding DUF6501 family protein → MIHYTWATRPTIKKVKCVHTNAEKYIVNNVLTPGNVYEVKNETDEFYFVVDNSGKVGGFYKDYFEEVK, encoded by the coding sequence ATGATCCATTACACATGGGCGACCCGGCCGACGATCAAGAAAGTGAAATGCGTCCATACGAACGCGGAAAAATACATCGTTAACAATGTGTTGACGCCGGGAAACGTGTATGAAGTGAAAAATGAAACGGATGAGTTTTATTTTGTAGTCGACAACAGCGGAAAAGTCGGTGGGTTTTACAAAGATTATTTTGAAGAAGTAAAATAA
- a CDS encoding efflux RND transporter periplasmic adaptor subunit, with amino-acid sequence MIVLILLVGGGFAAYYYVNEATNYVKTDNARIDGQVIPVAAPLSGKLTSWSGNIGKTFAAGEKIGEVSDGKNTVEITVPHRMTVVQQSAVEGSFVAAGMPLARGFDLNDLWVTANIEETDIEDVKVGQDVDIYVDAYPDRQFGGKVEKLGYATANTFSLLPSSNATGNYTKVTQVIPVTISIDNYSGAGLVPGMNVTVRIHK; translated from the coding sequence ATGATCGTGCTCATTTTGCTTGTCGGCGGGGGATTTGCCGCCTATTACTATGTCAATGAGGCAACAAACTATGTGAAAACGGACAACGCCCGCATTGACGGCCAAGTCATCCCGGTGGCTGCTCCGCTGTCAGGGAAATTGACGTCTTGGTCTGGAAACATCGGAAAAACGTTCGCGGCTGGAGAGAAAATCGGGGAAGTGTCGGACGGCAAAAATACCGTGGAGATCACTGTGCCGCACCGGATGACGGTTGTGCAGCAAAGCGCGGTAGAGGGGTCGTTTGTCGCCGCTGGGATGCCGCTTGCCCGGGGGTTTGATTTAAACGATTTGTGGGTGACGGCGAACATCGAAGAGACAGATATCGAGGATGTCAAAGTCGGTCAAGATGTCGATATTTATGTCGACGCCTATCCGGACCGCCAATTCGGCGGGAAAGTGGAAAAGCTTGGCTATGCGACGGCGAATACGTTCAGCTTGTTGCCGAGTTCAAACGCAACGGGCAACTATACAAAAGTGACTCAAGTCATTCCGGTGACGATTTCCATCGACAACTACAGCGGAGCCGGACTCGTGCCGGGCATGAACGTCACTGTCCGCATTCATAAGTAG
- a CDS encoding MFS transporter — MDAHTERTNAANMTVYPILFAISFGHFLNDAMQAVIPALFPILRSTMELSYTEIGWIAFALNMTSSVMQPVVGLWTDRMPSPRFLPLGMAASLLGMAGLALAPNFWFVLLSVLLVGIGSAVFHPEGSRVVYLAAGARRAFAQSIYQVGGNTGNALAPLFTALIFVPFGQKGAAWFMLAAAIGITLLWRVSHWYGHELGSRPAPSKTKKAQPTDAGHPVAFALALLVFLVFARSWYSAGISNYYQFYLMETAHISVREAQVYLFAFMIAGAIGTLAGGPIADRFGKRNLILWSTLGTAPFALALPHAPLPLALPLLLSAGFVLSLSFATFVVYAQELLPNHVGMASGLIVGLAFGMGALGAVVLGSIADLSSLGTLMSLCSVLPLFGALAVWLPKDK, encoded by the coding sequence ATGGACGCTCATACGGAACGAACGAACGCCGCCAACATGACTGTCTACCCGATTTTGTTCGCCATCAGCTTCGGACATTTCTTGAATGATGCCATGCAGGCGGTCATCCCGGCGCTGTTTCCGATTTTGCGCTCGACGATGGAGCTGTCGTACACCGAAATCGGCTGGATTGCATTTGCATTGAACATGACGTCGTCGGTCATGCAGCCGGTCGTCGGTTTATGGACGGACCGGATGCCGTCGCCGCGTTTTTTGCCGCTCGGCATGGCGGCGAGCTTGCTCGGCATGGCCGGGCTCGCCTTGGCGCCGAACTTTTGGTTTGTCTTGTTGTCTGTGCTGTTGGTCGGAATCGGTTCAGCCGTCTTCCATCCGGAAGGATCGCGCGTCGTTTATTTGGCGGCCGGTGCGCGACGGGCGTTCGCCCAATCGATTTATCAGGTCGGCGGCAATACCGGCAACGCCTTGGCCCCGCTGTTTACCGCCCTGATTTTCGTGCCGTTCGGCCAAAAGGGAGCCGCTTGGTTTATGCTTGCCGCGGCCATCGGCATCACCTTGCTTTGGCGCGTCTCGCACTGGTACGGTCATGAACTTGGCAGCCGTCCGGCGCCAAGCAAAACGAAAAAGGCACAGCCCACCGATGCCGGACACCCGGTGGCGTTTGCGCTCGCCTTGCTCGTCTTTTTAGTGTTTGCCCGTTCATGGTATTCGGCCGGCATCTCAAACTATTATCAGTTTTACTTGATGGAAACGGCCCACATCTCGGTGCGCGAGGCGCAAGTGTACTTGTTCGCCTTTATGATCGCCGGCGCGATCGGAACGCTTGCCGGCGGGCCAATTGCCGACCGATTCGGAAAGCGCAACTTGATCCTCTGGTCAACGCTTGGAACAGCACCGTTTGCGCTCGCCTTGCCGCACGCGCCGCTTCCGCTTGCGTTACCGCTGTTGCTTAGCGCCGGCTTTGTATTGTCGTTAAGTTTCGCAACGTTTGTCGTCTACGCCCAAGAACTGTTGCCAAACCATGTCGGCATGGCGTCCGGCCTGATCGTCGGCTTGGCCTTTGGTATGGGGGCGCTTGGCGCCGTCGTGCTCGGCAGCATCGCCGACTTGTCATCACTCGGCACGTTAATGTCGCTTTGCAGCGTGCTGCCGCTGTTTGGCGCCTTGGCGGTCTGGCTGCCGAAAGACAAATAA
- a CDS encoding SDR family NAD(P)-dependent oxidoreductase, with protein MFLPSFRLDGKTALVTGAGRGIGRAIAIGFAEAGADVALIARTKADLEETASHIESLGRKAYIWPIDVTDREAVHEAVTGVKQQAGSLEIIVNNAGMNIRTPALDVTDNEWETIINTNLKSAFLVSQEAGRVMKEQGRGGKIINIASVAGHVALRTGVVYAATKAALIQMTKVLAFEWGRYGILVNAIGPWYFRTPLTKTLLEDEAYVNDILAVTPLRRIGELPELVGPAVFLASDAASYITGQTLFVDGGMTIHGF; from the coding sequence ATGTTTTTGCCTTCATTCCGTTTGGACGGAAAAACGGCGCTTGTGACCGGAGCGGGGCGCGGCATCGGCCGGGCGATCGCCATCGGATTTGCCGAAGCCGGAGCGGACGTAGCGCTCATCGCCCGCACCAAAGCGGATTTGGAAGAAACGGCAAGCCACATTGAATCGCTCGGACGGAAAGCGTACATATGGCCGATCGATGTCACCGACCGGGAAGCGGTGCACGAGGCGGTCACCGGCGTCAAGCAACAGGCTGGATCCCTTGAGATCATCGTCAACAACGCCGGAATGAACATCCGCACCCCAGCTTTGGATGTGACAGACAACGAATGGGAAACGATCATAAACACCAACTTGAAGTCAGCGTTTCTCGTCTCGCAAGAAGCAGGACGCGTGATGAAAGAACAAGGGCGGGGCGGCAAAATCATCAACATTGCCTCGGTCGCCGGTCATGTCGCCTTGCGCACCGGCGTTGTATACGCGGCGACCAAAGCGGCGCTCATCCAAATGACGAAAGTGCTGGCGTTTGAGTGGGGGCGCTACGGCATTCTCGTCAACGCCATCGGCCCGTGGTATTTCCGAACGCCGCTTACCAAAACGCTGCTTGAAGACGAAGCGTATGTGAACGACATTTTAGCCGTCACCCCGCTCAGACGCATTGGCGAGCTGCCTGAACTCGTCGGCCCGGCCGTGTTCCTTGCCTCTGATGCGGCCAGCTACATTACCGGCCAAACGCTGTTTGTTGACGGCGGCATGACGATCCATGGCTTTTGA
- a CDS encoding HAMP domain-containing sensor histidine kinase, whose translation MAGLYINQHVLNNLFYILVTVFAFSFIYDHSPAIQRKPLYNRALLSACLALASVLCMKFPIYIDPTCIHDFRQIPFLLGTLYGGGSVGAVLFVVSMLARTILYGFQPLTLIVYAIMLVAAAAASPLFRRLPRSGKLFTAIWLTFLLAVLTTFVAIIIADFSVTKPYIVYFILMPPFVMMFAVYLMETLHEAQLARAELMKMEKMEIVSQLAASISHEIRNPLTVVKGFIQLLQTGPLPRETEERYIRIALEEVKRAEAIIHDYLTFAKPAPKETEPIDVAVELHKVLQMIAPMAHMHSVDLASSLEHAVVTGNVQYFQQCFLNLFKNSIEAMPNGGTLRVAAENRETSVVITISDNGIGMTKEQVRRFGEPYFSTKEKGTGLGAMVAVKIIEQMGGTWKIESAVQKGTTMTITLPARRVRPPSTQQSAAG comes from the coding sequence ATGGCAGGCTTATATATTAATCAGCACGTCCTCAATAACTTATTTTATATTTTAGTCACCGTGTTTGCCTTTTCATTCATTTATGACCACAGCCCGGCGATTCAGCGCAAACCGCTGTACAACCGGGCGCTCCTTAGCGCCTGTTTGGCGCTGGCGTCTGTGCTGTGCATGAAATTTCCGATTTATATTGATCCGACGTGCATCCACGATTTCCGGCAAATTCCTTTTTTGCTTGGAACGCTCTATGGCGGCGGTAGCGTCGGAGCTGTGCTTTTTGTCGTGTCAATGCTGGCGCGCACGATTTTGTATGGGTTTCAGCCGTTGACATTGATCGTTTACGCCATTATGCTCGTTGCCGCGGCGGCCGCCTCGCCGCTGTTTCGCCGGCTGCCCCGGTCCGGCAAGCTGTTCACCGCCATTTGGCTGACGTTTTTACTGGCGGTGCTCACCACGTTTGTCGCTATCATCATCGCCGATTTTTCGGTGACGAAGCCGTATATCGTGTATTTCATTTTGATGCCGCCGTTTGTGATGATGTTTGCGGTCTATTTGATGGAAACGCTCCATGAGGCCCAGCTCGCCCGGGCGGAACTAATGAAGATGGAAAAAATGGAGATCGTCAGCCAGCTGGCCGCCAGCATTTCGCATGAAATTCGCAACCCCCTCACTGTCGTGAAAGGGTTCATCCAGCTGTTGCAAACCGGGCCGCTGCCGCGCGAGACGGAGGAGCGGTACATCCGCATCGCCTTAGAGGAAGTCAAGCGGGCGGAAGCGATCATCCACGACTATTTGACGTTTGCCAAACCAGCGCCGAAAGAAACTGAGCCGATCGATGTGGCCGTCGAGCTTCACAAAGTGTTGCAAATGATCGCGCCGATGGCGCATATGCATTCGGTCGATCTCGCTTCCTCTCTTGAACACGCCGTCGTCACCGGGAATGTGCAATATTTCCAACAATGTTTCTTGAATTTATTCAAAAACAGCATCGAAGCGATGCCAAACGGCGGCACGCTTCGGGTGGCGGCCGAGAACCGGGAAACATCGGTCGTCATCACCATTTCTGACAACGGCATCGGCATGACGAAAGAACAAGTGCGCCGTTTCGGCGAACCGTATTTCAGCACGAAAGAAAAAGGAACCGGACTTGGCGCCATGGTCGCAGTGAAAATCATCGAACAAATGGGTGGGACGTGGAAGATCGAAAGCGCCGTCCAAAAAGGAACGACGATGACGATTACCTTGCCGGCGCGCCGGGTGCGGCCGCCATCGACGCAACAGAGCGCCGCCGGCTGA
- a CDS encoding NETI motif-containing protein, which produces MKKKRFTVAEGETIAACLERMKQEGYRPIRRVEQPIFREVETNGETTVEPCGRIIEFEAVRDEP; this is translated from the coding sequence ATGAAGAAAAAACGGTTTACTGTAGCCGAAGGTGAAACGATTGCCGCCTGTTTAGAGCGGATGAAACAAGAAGGATACCGCCCTATCCGCCGCGTTGAGCAGCCGATTTTCCGCGAAGTGGAAACAAACGGCGAAACGACGGTTGAGCCGTGCGGGCGCATCATCGAATTTGAGGCGGTGCGGGACGAGCCGTAG
- a CDS encoding DUF2639 domain-containing protein: MAHFGSKGWLVAELKKAGIARHPVGRKKIETYKATELYGLYRKYVQKTR, translated from the coding sequence GTGGCGCATTTCGGATCGAAAGGATGGCTTGTCGCCGAGTTGAAAAAGGCAGGCATCGCCCGTCATCCGGTCGGGCGGAAAAAAATCGAAACGTACAAGGCGACTGAGCTGTACGGGCTGTACCGAAAATATGTGCAAAAAACGCGCTGA
- a CDS encoding acyl-CoA carboxylase subunit beta, whose translation MGMKETASERAALAAELEKRAADIKKGGAPKYHEKNAAQGKRFVRDRLNLLLDDGLEVEDGLFANCLADGLPADGVVTGIGKINGRTVCVMANDSTVKAGSWGARTVEKIIRIQETAEKLRCPLIYLVDSAGARITDQIEMFPGRRGAGRIFYNEVKLSGKVPQVCLLFGPSAAGGAYIPAFCDIVIMVEGNASMYLGSPRMAEMVIGEKVTLEEMGGARMHCTVSGCGDVLVKTEEEAIAYARRYLSYFPSNYSEKPPLAEAKPPKSFDKTIEDILPANQNAPFNMYDLIERVIDEGSFCEVKKLFAPEIITGLARLDGQPIGIIANQPRVKGGVLFHDSADKAAKFITLCDAFHIPLLFLADIPGFMIGTKVERAGIIRHGAKMIAAMSEATVPKISIIVRKAYGAGLYAMAGPAFEPDCCLAFPNAQIAVMGPEAAVNAVYANKIAELPPEERPAFVEQKREEYRRDIDIYRLASELVIDGIVAPNELRGELIRRFAAYTSKYMAFSERKHGVYPV comes from the coding sequence ATGGGGATGAAGGAAACGGCTAGCGAACGTGCCGCGCTGGCTGCAGAGTTGGAGAAACGGGCGGCCGACATCAAAAAAGGCGGGGCGCCGAAATATCATGAGAAAAACGCCGCCCAAGGAAAGCGGTTTGTCCGCGACCGGCTGAACTTATTGTTGGATGACGGTTTGGAAGTGGAAGACGGGCTGTTTGCCAACTGCCTGGCTGACGGGCTGCCGGCGGATGGGGTTGTGACCGGCATCGGAAAAATCAACGGCCGGACCGTCTGTGTGATGGCGAACGACTCGACCGTCAAGGCCGGTTCTTGGGGAGCGCGCACGGTCGAAAAAATCATCCGCATCCAAGAGACGGCGGAAAAGCTGCGCTGTCCGCTTATTTATTTAGTTGATTCAGCCGGCGCCCGCATTACCGACCAAATCGAAATGTTTCCCGGCCGGCGCGGGGCAGGGCGCATTTTTTACAATGAAGTGAAACTGTCGGGGAAAGTGCCGCAAGTGTGCTTGCTCTTTGGTCCGTCGGCGGCCGGCGGCGCCTATATTCCAGCGTTTTGCGACATCGTCATTATGGTGGAAGGCAATGCGTCGATGTACTTAGGCTCGCCGCGCATGGCAGAAATGGTCATCGGCGAAAAAGTAACGCTTGAAGAAATGGGCGGCGCCCGCATGCACTGCACCGTTTCGGGCTGCGGCGATGTGCTTGTGAAAACTGAAGAAGAGGCGATCGCCTATGCGCGCCGCTATTTGTCGTATTTTCCGTCCAACTATAGCGAAAAACCGCCGCTGGCTGAAGCGAAGCCGCCGAAATCGTTCGACAAAACGATTGAAGACATTTTGCCGGCGAACCAAAATGCGCCGTTTAATATGTATGATCTAATTGAGCGGGTCATTGACGAAGGATCGTTTTGCGAAGTGAAAAAGCTGTTTGCGCCTGAAATCATCACCGGCTTGGCGCGTCTTGACGGCCAGCCGATTGGCATTATCGCCAACCAGCCGCGCGTCAAAGGGGGGGTGCTGTTCCACGACTCGGCCGATAAGGCAGCGAAATTCATCACCCTTTGTGATGCGTTCCATATTCCGCTCCTGTTTCTGGCCGACATTCCGGGCTTTATGATCGGCACGAAAGTCGAGCGGGCCGGCATCATCCGCCATGGGGCGAAAATGATTGCGGCGATGTCGGAGGCGACGGTGCCAAAAATTTCGATCATCGTCCGCAAAGCATACGGCGCCGGGTTGTACGCGATGGCCGGACCGGCGTTTGAACCAGATTGTTGCCTTGCGTTTCCGAACGCCCAAATCGCGGTGATGGGACCGGAGGCGGCTGTTAACGCCGTCTATGCGAACAAAATCGCTGAACTGCCGCCGGAAGAGCGGCCGGCGTTTGTTGAGCAAAAACGGGAAGAATATCGGCGCGACATCGACATTTACCGTCTCGCCTCCGAGCTCGTCATCGACGGGATCGTTGCACCGAACGAGCTGCGCGGCGAGCTCATCCGCCGATTTGCCGCGTATACGTCCAAATACATGGCCTTTTCTGAACGAAAGCATGGGGTGTATCCGGTTTGA
- a CDS encoding DHA2 family efflux MFS transporter permease subunit, with protein sequence MSAFFTGYIVFAVFVLAVVNIALRRRKPASAAVETAGGAGAAAAPSGQGQGGLGDIGSRGKVVATVMLGAFVAILNQTLINVALPHMMQDFNVETATIQWLVTGYMLVNGVLIPISPFLIAKFPTKTLFVSGMSFFSIGAFVCSIAPTFAVMLAGRLTQAVGAGIIMQLMMVIMLSIFPPERRGVAMGTVGIAMMFAPAIGPTLSGWLIEHYTWRLLFYVVLPIAIVDLVLASLWLKKTPRKGNAVLDMQGAIYSTIGFGGVLYGFSEAGSKGWGQAEVAVSLVVGALFLVLFTWRSLCSEHPVLNFRVFRYPVFTLSTVIGSVINMAMFAAMVLLPVYLQNLRGFTPLDAGLLMLPGAIVMAVMSPISGWVFDRIGARALAIVGLIITIVTTWEFSKLTMDTPYSHLIWLYIFRMFGMSMLGMPIMTEGLNALPRHLYSHGTAMANTLRQVAASLGTAFLVTVMSNRTKFHVEHYRNEMTENNPFLMDVVSQLKQTIPSHEAVVQLLYGLVQQRATVEGINDAFFVATGLTVLALMMAFFLKGKKHKSPSA encoded by the coding sequence ATGTCTGCATTTTTTACTGGCTATATTGTATTTGCCGTTTTCGTCTTGGCAGTCGTCAATATCGCGCTGCGACGGCGCAAACCGGCTTCGGCCGCGGTTGAAACAGCAGGCGGAGCGGGGGCAGCCGCCGCCCCGTCCGGTCAAGGCCAAGGCGGGTTGGGCGACATCGGCAGCCGCGGCAAAGTCGTGGCAACGGTCATGCTGGGGGCGTTTGTCGCCATTTTAAATCAAACGTTGATCAACGTCGCCTTGCCGCATATGATGCAAGATTTCAATGTCGAAACAGCAACGATCCAGTGGCTCGTTACTGGTTACATGCTTGTCAACGGGGTGCTTATTCCGATCAGTCCGTTTTTAATCGCCAAGTTTCCGACGAAAACGTTGTTTGTCTCGGGCATGTCGTTTTTTTCCATCGGCGCGTTTGTCTGCTCGATCGCTCCAACGTTTGCCGTCATGCTCGCAGGACGGTTGACGCAGGCGGTCGGAGCCGGCATTATTATGCAGCTCATGATGGTGATTATGCTGTCCATATTTCCGCCGGAGCGCCGCGGGGTGGCAATGGGGACCGTCGGGATTGCCATGATGTTCGCGCCAGCCATCGGGCCGACGCTTTCCGGCTGGCTCATTGAACATTATACTTGGCGCCTTTTGTTTTATGTTGTGTTGCCGATCGCCATAGTTGACCTCGTCCTCGCTTCTCTTTGGCTGAAAAAAACGCCGCGCAAAGGGAATGCCGTTCTCGATATGCAAGGGGCGATTTATTCGACGATCGGGTTTGGCGGCGTCTTGTATGGGTTCAGCGAAGCTGGAAGCAAAGGATGGGGGCAGGCGGAAGTCGCCGTCTCGCTCGTTGTCGGCGCTTTGTTTCTTGTCTTGTTTACATGGCGCTCGCTCTGTTCGGAGCATCCGGTGTTAAATTTCCGCGTGTTTCGTTATCCAGTGTTTACGTTGTCAACGGTGATCGGTTCGGTCATCAATATGGCGATGTTTGCCGCAATGGTCTTGCTTCCGGTCTATTTACAAAATTTACGCGGCTTTACGCCGCTCGATGCCGGTTTGCTCATGCTGCCGGGGGCGATTGTGATGGCGGTCATGTCGCCAATTTCTGGTTGGGTGTTTGACCGCATCGGCGCGCGGGCGCTTGCTATCGTCGGCTTGATCATCACCATCGTGACAACGTGGGAATTTAGCAAACTGACGATGGATACGCCATACAGCCATTTAATTTGGCTTTACATTTTCCGCATGTTTGGCATGTCGATGCTCGGGATGCCGATTATGACGGAAGGGTTAAACGCCTTGCCGCGCCATCTGTACAGCCACGGTACGGCGATGGCGAACACGCTCCGCCAAGTGGCGGCTTCGCTCGGCACGGCCTTTTTAGTGACCGTCATGTCGAACCGGACGAAATTTCATGTGGAACATTATCGCAATGAAATGACGGAAAACAATCCGTTCTTGATGGATGTGGTCAGCCAGCTAAAACAGACGATCCCGAGCCATGAAGCGGTCGTCCAGCTGCTATATGGGCTCGTACAGCAGCGCGCCACAGTCGAGGGGATCAACGACGCCTTTTTCGTCGCCACCGGTTTGACGGTGTTGGCGCTCATGATGGCGTTCTTCTTAAAAGGAAAAAAACATAAATCGCCATCAGCATAA